In Helianthus annuus cultivar XRQ/B chromosome 9, HanXRQr2.0-SUNRISE, whole genome shotgun sequence, the following are encoded in one genomic region:
- the LOC110895183 gene encoding uncharacterized protein LOC110895183, translated as MDKFVQPYDKECMKMALLKHEETFKEQVYELHRLYQIQKMLMKNLQSSRHNHQENISFNNYQQKNKIDLEQPATTKGHDHVTQTLVDDQEIEEDECEIELTLAPTSFNRRRRSTKDKPESSDSVPSFSSSSTGSSNINKADRITRENSSFLSGNRRNNNTSDVSLKHPPWMYQVLSLNMT; from the exons ATGGACAAGTTTGTTCAACCATATGATAAAGAATGCATGAAGATGGCTTTGTTAAAGCATGAAGAAACCTTCAAAGAGCAG GTATATGAGCTACATAGACTGTATCAAATCCAGAAGATGCTGATGAAGAACTTGCAAAGCAGCAGACATAATCATCAAGAAAACATTTCCTTCAACAATTACCAACAGAAGAACAAGATTGATTTGGAACAGCCAGCAACAACTAAAGGGCATGATCATGTTACACAGACATTAGTAGATGATCAAGAAATTGAAGAAGATGAATGTGAAATCGAGCTCACGTTGGCCCCAACAAGTTTTAACCGGAGGCGAAGAAGCACCAAGGATAAGCCCGAATCATCAGACTCCGTACCGAGTTTTTCATCGTCTTCAACGGGGTCGAGTAACATAAACAAAGCGGATAGAATTACAAGAGAGAATTCAAGTTTTTTGAGTGGCAACAGAAGAAACAATAATACTTCAGATGTATCACTCAAACACCCTCCATGGATGTATCAGGTTCTAAGTTTAAACATGACTTGA